One genomic segment of Trichococcus shcherbakoviae includes these proteins:
- the hisH gene encoding imidazole glycerol phosphate synthase subunit HisH — translation MIAIVDYGLGNIANLTNAIRFLGYETVLTHDEAELRKADVIVLPGVGHFKDAIERIDAIGLRELLTELEQTKPFIGICLGMQLLFQHSEEGDVDGLGFLPGEVKYIVSDLPVPHLGWNNLHSSQPGLDKDVYFIHSYKVVTDENVVATADYGQEIVAIVQKDNVIGIQFHPEKSGDYGLEILNQALQGGWK, via the coding sequence ATGATAGCAATCGTTGATTATGGTTTGGGGAACATCGCGAACCTGACGAATGCCATCCGTTTTCTGGGCTATGAAACGGTCCTGACGCATGACGAAGCAGAATTGCGCAAGGCGGACGTCATTGTCCTGCCTGGTGTGGGCCATTTCAAGGATGCCATCGAGCGGATCGATGCGATCGGTTTGCGGGAACTCCTTACTGAGTTGGAGCAGACGAAGCCTTTCATCGGTATCTGTCTCGGTATGCAACTCCTGTTCCAGCACAGCGAAGAAGGCGATGTGGATGGGTTGGGCTTTTTGCCTGGCGAAGTGAAATACATCGTCAGCGATTTGCCGGTTCCGCATTTGGGCTGGAACAATCTGCATTCAAGCCAACCGGGCTTGGACAAGGATGTCTATTTCATCCATTCCTACAAGGTAGTGACCGACGAAAATGTTGTGGCAACGGCGGATTATGGTCAGGAAATCGTGGCTATCGTCCAGAAGGATAACGTCATCGGCATCCAGTTCCACCCGGAAAAAAGCGGGGATTACGGTCTGGAAATTTTGAACCAAGCTTTGCAAGGGGGATGGAAATAA
- the hisA gene encoding 1-(5-phosphoribosyl)-5-((5-phosphoribosylamino)methylideneamino)imidazole-4-carboxamide isomerase, translating into MIEIWPAIDLIDNKSVRLTEGDYGTKEEMQRTPQEAIAFYAQYEQVKRIHIVDLMGALNQKPEETPFIEQLLQQSALPVEIGGGIRSEETIKHYFEKGASYVIVGTKGLQDLPWLAEMTAKYPGKIYLGLDAKGELVAVNGWTETGRQTIYDVVEATNPMALGGIIYTDISKDGKMAGPNFELTGKLVELSTHPITASGGVRNIEDIKKLEALGVAAAIVGKAANTDAFWEGLA; encoded by the coding sequence ATGATAGAGATTTGGCCGGCGATCGACTTGATCGACAACAAGAGTGTCCGTCTGACCGAAGGGGACTACGGAACGAAAGAAGAAATGCAGCGCACGCCTCAGGAAGCCATCGCTTTTTATGCGCAATATGAACAAGTGAAACGCATCCATATAGTGGATCTGATGGGCGCCTTGAACCAAAAACCGGAAGAGACACCGTTCATCGAGCAACTTTTGCAACAGAGCGCATTGCCTGTCGAAATCGGCGGGGGCATCCGTTCCGAAGAAACCATCAAGCACTATTTCGAAAAAGGCGCCAGCTATGTGATCGTCGGGACGAAAGGGCTGCAGGATCTGCCATGGTTGGCTGAGATGACGGCGAAATATCCCGGCAAGATCTACTTGGGTCTGGATGCAAAAGGCGAACTGGTCGCCGTGAACGGCTGGACCGAAACGGGCCGCCAGACCATCTATGATGTCGTGGAAGCGACGAATCCGATGGCTTTGGGCGGCATCATCTATACGGATATCTCGAAAGACGGCAAGATGGCCGGACCGAACTTTGAGTTGACGGGCAAGCTTGTCGAACTCTCGACCCATCCCATAACTGCATCTGGCGGCGTCCGCAACATCGAAGACATCAAAAAATTGGAAGCTTTGGGTGTGGCGGCAGCGATCGTCGGCAAAGCGGCCAATACGGATGCCTTCTGGGAGGGCTTGGCATGA
- the hisF gene encoding imidazole glycerol phosphate synthase subunit HisF — translation MIKKRIIPCLDVKDGTVVKGIQFKGLREIGDPVELAKRYNALGADELVFLDISATETGHNLMIDVIRKTAQQLFIPMTIGGGIKSTDDISRLLNAGADKVSLNSSALANPQLIKEASDKFGSQCICIAVDAKWEADKEEWYCYTHGGKKRTDIKTLDWVQQVEALGAGELLVTSMDYDGMKQGFDHRLLNKIQALVSIPVIASGGGGNAQHFAALFKETDVSAGLAASIFHDEEVSIAEVKECCTENGVDMRNV, via the coding sequence ATGATAAAGAAACGGATCATTCCCTGCCTGGATGTGAAGGACGGCACGGTCGTAAAAGGGATCCAATTCAAGGGGTTGCGCGAAATCGGCGATCCGGTCGAATTGGCGAAGCGCTACAATGCTTTGGGTGCGGATGAACTGGTCTTTCTGGACATCTCCGCAACCGAAACCGGGCACAACCTGATGATTGATGTCATCCGCAAAACGGCGCAACAGCTGTTCATCCCGATGACGATCGGCGGCGGCATCAAATCGACGGATGACATTTCCCGGTTGCTCAATGCTGGAGCCGATAAAGTCAGCCTGAATTCATCGGCGTTGGCGAATCCGCAGCTGATCAAGGAAGCGAGCGACAAGTTCGGCAGCCAATGCATCTGCATCGCTGTCGATGCGAAATGGGAAGCCGATAAAGAGGAATGGTATTGCTATACCCACGGCGGCAAAAAACGGACCGACATCAAGACGTTGGACTGGGTGCAGCAAGTGGAAGCGCTGGGGGCCGGCGAATTGCTGGTCACCAGCATGGATTATGATGGCATGAAGCAAGGCTTCGATCACCGTTTGCTGAACAAAATCCAAGCCTTGGTATCGATCCCTGTCATCGCTTCCGGAGGCGGCGGCAATGCCCAGCATTTCGCCGCCTTGTTCAAGGAAACAGATGTATCGGCAGGATTGGCAGCTTCAATCTTCCATGATGAAGAAGTGTCAATCGCCGAAGTGAAAGAATGCTGCACGGAGAATGGAGTGGATATGCGCAATGTCTAA
- the hisIE gene encoding bifunctional phosphoribosyl-AMP cyclohydrolase/phosphoribosyl-ATP diphosphatase HisIE has protein sequence MSKYDALVPDFSKGLLTVVLQHFTNKNVLMVGFMNEEAFELTKRDEVVWFFSRSKNRLWKKGESSEHYQFVKDMYLDCDQDALLIMIDPAGPTCHRNTESCFDVPVAFGLDDLEETIRQRAVGHDEKSYTNYLLDKGTDKIAKKFGEEAFEVVIGAKNHDKEEVANETADLLYHLGVLLYDQGVDVADVTKVLIERHQKKNNFKGERKDVDNY, from the coding sequence ATGTCTAAATACGATGCACTAGTGCCTGATTTTTCGAAAGGGTTATTGACTGTCGTTCTTCAGCACTTTACGAACAAAAATGTTTTGATGGTCGGCTTCATGAATGAAGAGGCCTTCGAATTGACGAAACGGGACGAGGTTGTCTGGTTCTTTTCCAGAAGCAAGAACCGGCTCTGGAAAAAAGGCGAGTCCAGCGAGCATTACCAGTTCGTGAAGGACATGTATCTGGACTGCGATCAGGATGCGTTGCTCATCATGATTGATCCGGCTGGCCCGACTTGCCACCGTAACACGGAAAGCTGTTTCGATGTGCCGGTTGCCTTTGGTTTGGATGACTTGGAAGAGACGATCCGCCAGCGCGCTGTCGGACATGATGAAAAGTCCTATACAAACTACTTGTTGGATAAGGGAACAGATAAAATCGCAAAGAAATTCGGTGAAGAGGCTTTCGAAGTCGTCATCGGCGCAAAAAATCACGACAAAGAAGAAGTCGCCAACGAAACGGCAGACCTGCTTTACCACCTCGGCGTACTCCTGTACGACCAAGGCGTCGACGTTGCCGATGTGACCAAAGTCCTAATCGAACGCCACCAAAAGAAAAACAACTTCAAAGGCGAAAGAAAAGATGTAGATAATTACTAG
- a CDS encoding DUF503 domain-containing protein yields MTMNVLAVELSMRLFDSNSLKDKRSVVKSILAKMHQRYNVSIAEVSAQDMLNQAVIGLAVVNSSRVLCQQIVDKIIEEIESNYPVEIYQINEVE; encoded by the coding sequence ATGACGATGAACGTGTTGGCTGTGGAACTGTCTATGCGGCTTTTTGATTCCAATTCTCTGAAGGACAAGCGCAGCGTTGTGAAAAGCATCCTTGCCAAGATGCATCAACGGTACAATGTCAGCATTGCGGAAGTATCGGCACAGGATATGTTGAACCAGGCCGTCATCGGATTGGCGGTTGTCAACAGCTCCCGGGTCCTATGCCAACAAATCGTGGATAAAATCATTGAGGAAATTGAATCGAACTATCCGGTGGAAATCTACCAAATCAACGAAGTCGAATAA
- a CDS encoding GNAT family N-acetyltransferase, with protein sequence MTFSFKDIEHSKSIAKETSLYTHNRNEEAFFMHIENYVIFHRVPTFAEFVETEAYLKSEHQKNGQDFIKFIWPEDCEIPQPIISYLGSNDFSLDVLELYAAPPGTFVPTRIYETPSDVRVDWVNAENRSAYLSLSAQADKEVSEEFAKQKQPYTQAKFENPAFRPIVALCSDEAVGSIDLYLKEDSIEIDNFYVAIDSRCKGIGTALQQFVMEHADGKTVLLVADAADTAREMYNRQNYTYISFRYELLKVFK encoded by the coding sequence ATGACCTTTTCTTTCAAGGATATCGAACACAGCAAGTCTATAGCCAAAGAAACCTCTCTGTACACGCACAATCGCAATGAAGAAGCTTTTTTCATGCACATCGAAAATTATGTGATTTTCCATCGCGTCCCCACCTTCGCTGAATTCGTGGAGACGGAAGCTTATTTGAAATCAGAGCACCAAAAAAATGGCCAGGATTTCATAAAATTCATTTGGCCCGAAGATTGTGAAATTCCGCAGCCGATTATTTCCTATCTGGGATCGAACGATTTCAGCCTGGATGTATTGGAGTTGTACGCGGCTCCTCCCGGAACCTTTGTGCCGACGCGGATTTATGAAACGCCTTCCGACGTCAGAGTGGACTGGGTGAACGCCGAGAACCGCAGTGCCTATCTGTCTTTATCCGCCCAGGCAGACAAGGAAGTCAGCGAGGAATTCGCGAAACAGAAGCAACCCTACACCCAAGCTAAATTCGAAAATCCGGCCTTCCGTCCCATCGTGGCCCTATGCTCTGATGAAGCGGTCGGTTCCATCGACCTTTATCTGAAAGAGGACAGCATTGAAATAGATAATTTCTATGTCGCCATAGATTCCCGGTGCAAAGGGATCGGAACGGCGCTGCAACAATTCGTGATGGAGCATGCCGACGGGAAGACCGTCCTTTTGGTGGCTGATGCAGCGGATACGGCGCGCGAGATGTACAATCGCCAAAATTACACATACATTTCTTTCCGCTACGAGCTCCTTAAAGTCTTCAAATAA
- a CDS encoding DUF6930 domain-containing protein, whose protein sequence is MRDYQKLYENIKAFHKLKPWDKMKDTDVVGIKYSDRKEPVFFALDGLDEDSIGLSVFRDVSEYILYLDLLESEFTEADGIGEYTEKLKNIRLEFVDRSKLEEIDYNRIRTTDVKFRGKKAWPELLDFTPGFVPWSATEEDIALFERVLESFLEMFPTYSKLDFDKSFAADDVPTRYYYQAGTKDSVWKLKEEHILAFLTGGELTKGPYDLMLSQFEIRRLMMEKKTFLRNTFEVDLFYLPQPITFKEGERPRFVKMMAIADKKSGEVLLATVLTSDKSRDIQFELYKYLFEAKVFPAKIEMRGDSVLETYEMLVPLLDELDIAHSEKSKLRKIEAFRKSLAEDIF, encoded by the coding sequence ATGAGAGATTATCAAAAATTGTACGAGAACATAAAGGCTTTTCATAAATTGAAACCTTGGGACAAAATGAAAGACACGGACGTCGTCGGAATCAAATATTCCGATCGCAAGGAGCCTGTATTCTTTGCTTTGGATGGGCTGGATGAGGACAGCATAGGATTGAGTGTGTTCAGGGATGTTTCGGAATACATTCTCTACTTGGATCTGTTGGAGTCTGAGTTCACGGAAGCGGATGGCATCGGGGAATACACCGAAAAGCTGAAGAACATCAGACTTGAATTCGTCGACCGAAGCAAACTGGAAGAAATCGACTATAACCGCATCCGCACAACGGATGTCAAATTCCGCGGCAAGAAAGCTTGGCCGGAACTGCTGGATTTTACGCCAGGCTTTGTTCCTTGGTCGGCTACCGAAGAGGACATCGCTCTTTTTGAGCGGGTACTGGAGAGCTTTTTGGAAATGTTCCCCACCTACAGCAAACTGGACTTTGACAAGTCCTTTGCGGCAGATGACGTTCCGACTCGCTACTATTACCAAGCAGGAACAAAGGACAGCGTTTGGAAATTGAAAGAAGAACATATCCTCGCGTTCCTGACTGGCGGCGAATTGACGAAAGGCCCATACGATCTGATGCTTTCCCAGTTCGAAATCCGTCGTCTGATGATGGAGAAGAAAACGTTCTTAAGAAACACCTTCGAAGTAGATTTGTTCTATTTACCGCAACCAATCACCTTCAAAGAAGGGGAACGGCCGCGTTTTGTGAAGATGATGGCCATCGCGGATAAGAAATCAGGGGAAGTTCTTCTGGCTACAGTGCTGACTTCCGATAAATCACGCGATATCCAATTCGAACTGTACAAATACCTGTTTGAAGCGAAAGTCTTCCCTGCAAAAATCGAGATGCGCGGCGACAGCGTGTTGGAAACCTACGAAATGTTGGTTCCCTTGTTGGATGAGCTGGACATCGCACACAGCGAAAAGAGCAAACTGCGAAAAATCGAGGCATTCCGCAAAAGCCTTGCGGAAGATATCTTCTAA
- a CDS encoding MurR/RpiR family transcriptional regulator, with translation MFNQENVKLLTNTELKVYEYIVQHTQKVIRMSVREIASETHVSPATVTRTISKLGFENIWECKLHLKEMDNRKHNKKVFETSEIVEEFFSRSMQSEYEEKIHSAVELIANSDVAVFFGIGTSGLVAAYASRQFSNLGQSTFHIQDPYYPFHLISRQYTNTVAIVCSVSGETEIMLRKVGDLKSLGSKIISITNSSTNSLARQSEINLAYHLTPEYVDEEVNVTSQLPAVFLIETLARRNYNYMQQMRNDKA, from the coding sequence GTGTTCAATCAAGAGAATGTAAAGTTACTGACGAATACAGAGTTAAAGGTATACGAGTACATTGTACAGCATACCCAAAAAGTCATCCGTATGAGCGTTCGTGAGATCGCATCCGAGACCCATGTATCGCCGGCGACAGTTACGCGGACCATCAGCAAGCTGGGTTTCGAAAATATCTGGGAGTGCAAGCTGCATCTGAAGGAAATGGACAACCGCAAACACAATAAGAAGGTGTTTGAAACTTCGGAAATCGTCGAAGAGTTTTTCAGCCGTTCCATGCAATCCGAATATGAGGAAAAAATCCACTCCGCAGTTGAGTTGATAGCAAATTCCGACGTTGCCGTTTTCTTTGGCATCGGCACGTCTGGATTGGTTGCTGCCTATGCATCCCGACAGTTTTCAAACCTGGGTCAAAGCACCTTCCATATCCAAGACCCCTATTATCCATTCCATTTGATCAGCAGACAATATACAAACACAGTAGCGATTGTTTGTTCCGTTTCCGGAGAAACAGAAATCATGTTAAGAAAAGTGGGCGATTTGAAGAGTCTGGGGAGCAAAATCATCAGCATTACGAATTCCTCCACCAATTCATTGGCAAGACAGTCAGAAATCAACCTCGCTTATCATCTGACACCAGAATACGTGGACGAAGAGGTAAACGTAACTTCCCAATTGCCGGCCGTATTTTTAATTGAAACACTGGCAAGACGCAATTATAACTACATGCAACAAATGCGCAACGATAAGGCTTGA
- a CDS encoding glycoside hydrolase family 1 protein, whose protein sequence is MYHKKLKPFKEGFLWGSATSAYQVEGAWDEDGKGPSVQDVKEIVPDTSDFKVATDHYHHMQEDIALLAEMGFKTYRFSISWSRVIPDGDGEVNPKGLQFYSDLIDECLKYGIEPLVTVYHFDLPQGLAEKGGWENRATIDAFVRYCDVLFDNLGDRVKLWLTINEQNMMILHGAAVGTGESTLKSLYQQNHHMLVAQAMVMNNCHEKLPHVKIGPAPNISAVYPKSNNPADVQAADLYTAIRNWLYLDIAVYGVYNHQVWAYLEENEALPDMEPGDLEILKSAECDFIAFNYYNSSTVQAYPAGTERATGKKDQQLSDSQEGFFAGSDNEHLPYTEFGWQIDPTGFRTTINQIYSRYRKPLIVTENGLGGIDKLEDGKVHDNYRIDYLRNHIEQMNLAVTDGADVFGYCTWSAIDLISTHQGFRKRYGFVYVNREDFDLKDLKRYRKDSFYWYKGVIASNGGKLEG, encoded by the coding sequence ATGTATCATAAGAAATTGAAACCGTTTAAAGAAGGTTTTTTATGGGGGTCCGCAACCAGCGCATATCAAGTTGAAGGCGCATGGGACGAAGACGGTAAAGGCCCATCAGTTCAGGACGTGAAGGAAATCGTTCCCGACACTTCCGATTTTAAAGTAGCTACTGACCATTACCACCACATGCAGGAAGATATCGCGTTGTTGGCTGAGATGGGATTCAAAACCTATCGCTTCTCGATTTCATGGTCACGGGTCATTCCGGACGGTGACGGCGAAGTCAATCCGAAAGGACTTCAGTTCTACAGCGATTTGATTGATGAATGTCTGAAATACGGTATCGAACCGTTAGTGACGGTCTACCACTTTGACTTGCCGCAAGGACTTGCTGAAAAAGGCGGCTGGGAAAACCGTGCCACAATCGATGCTTTTGTCCGCTACTGCGATGTCCTCTTCGATAACTTAGGAGACCGCGTCAAATTATGGCTGACGATCAATGAACAAAACATGATGATTCTTCACGGCGCTGCAGTCGGTACAGGTGAAAGCACTTTGAAATCCTTGTACCAACAAAACCACCACATGCTTGTTGCGCAAGCGATGGTGATGAACAACTGCCACGAAAAATTACCGCATGTGAAAATCGGACCGGCACCGAACATATCGGCCGTCTATCCGAAATCGAACAACCCAGCGGATGTCCAAGCAGCCGATCTGTATACCGCAATCCGTAACTGGCTTTATCTGGATATCGCCGTGTATGGTGTATACAATCACCAAGTGTGGGCTTACCTGGAAGAAAATGAAGCCCTGCCTGATATGGAACCGGGTGATTTGGAGATACTGAAATCCGCGGAATGTGATTTCATCGCCTTCAACTACTACAACAGCTCGACTGTTCAAGCCTATCCAGCCGGAACGGAACGCGCAACAGGCAAAAAAGATCAGCAATTATCAGATAGCCAAGAAGGATTCTTCGCAGGATCCGACAATGAGCATCTTCCTTATACTGAATTCGGTTGGCAGATCGACCCTACTGGATTCCGCACGACGATTAACCAAATTTACTCTCGTTATCGTAAACCCCTGATCGTTACTGAAAACGGTTTAGGTGGTATTGATAAGCTGGAAGATGGGAAGGTCCATGATAACTATCGGATCGACTATCTCCGCAACCATATCGAACAGATGAACCTGGCAGTTACGGATGGAGCAGATGTGTTCGGTTATTGCACCTGGAGTGCGATTGATCTCATCAGCACCCACCAAGGGTTCCGCAAGCGTTATGGCTTTGTTTACGTCAACCGGGAAGACTTCGATCTCAAAGATCTGAAGAGATACCGGAAAGATAGTTTCTATTGGTATAAAGGAGTGATCGCGTCAAACGGAGGAAAACTGGAAGGTTAG
- a CDS encoding PTS sugar transporter subunit IIC, translating to MDKFLEFLEGKLGPIAYKLNANRYLSAIKEGFFGAMSLLIIGSMFLLVANLPIPGYADFMAGVFGADWTQFFMVPFDMTMNIMTIFVMIGMAKDLCKTYGIDDVAGIIYALVGFLILTPSILSTDNAAGIPMGNLSASGLFLGMMSTVLAVEIVRFVLGRGWTIKMPDSVPANVARSFDALIPGLFVILVFDILKLIFAMTSFETAQAFIFEIIQAPLTSIGATLPATILVVILETLLFSFGLHGPNILGAVMNPIWLTLTAENASAYAAGEVLPNIVNAQFYANFIKIGGAGATFGLALLCLFVAKSSQFKTLGKLAIGPAIFNINEPLIFGMPIVLNPILMIPFIVSPVVMTTLTYILMNIGLIPLTNGVNIPWTTPPIISGFLISGWQGAVWQVIEMGLSALIFYPFFKLEDNKAYQIEMGQIEADESGNVVA from the coding sequence ATGGATAAATTCTTAGAATTTTTAGAAGGAAAATTGGGTCCTATAGCGTATAAATTAAATGCAAACCGTTACTTATCGGCAATTAAAGAAGGTTTCTTCGGAGCGATGTCACTATTGATCATCGGCTCCATGTTCCTATTAGTTGCTAACTTACCAATTCCAGGATACGCTGATTTCATGGCAGGTGTTTTCGGCGCTGACTGGACACAATTCTTCATGGTTCCATTCGATATGACCATGAACATCATGACAATCTTCGTTATGATCGGGATGGCGAAAGATTTATGCAAAACCTATGGAATTGATGATGTAGCAGGGATTATTTATGCGCTTGTTGGATTCCTTATTTTGACACCGTCAATCTTAAGCACCGATAATGCAGCAGGAATCCCAATGGGAAACTTGAGTGCTAGCGGATTGTTCTTAGGTATGATGAGTACTGTTTTGGCAGTTGAAATTGTACGTTTCGTTTTGGGCAGAGGATGGACAATCAAAATGCCAGATTCGGTTCCTGCAAACGTTGCGAGATCATTTGATGCCTTAATACCTGGCTTGTTTGTTATCTTGGTATTCGATATTTTGAAATTGATTTTTGCTATGACATCATTTGAAACAGCCCAAGCATTCATTTTTGAAATTATTCAAGCACCATTGACTAGTATTGGTGCCACGTTACCAGCGACAATCCTTGTAGTCATCTTAGAAACACTATTGTTCTCATTCGGCTTGCATGGTCCAAATATCTTGGGTGCGGTAATGAACCCAATTTGGTTGACACTGACTGCTGAAAATGCTAGTGCATATGCAGCAGGAGAAGTATTACCAAACATCGTCAATGCTCAATTCTATGCAAATTTCATTAAAATTGGTGGTGCTGGAGCAACTTTTGGACTAGCGTTATTGTGTTTATTCGTTGCAAAATCGAGCCAATTCAAAACGTTGGGTAAGTTAGCAATCGGACCCGCAATATTTAACATCAACGAACCGTTGATCTTTGGTATGCCAATCGTATTGAATCCTATCTTGATGATTCCATTCATTGTGTCACCGGTAGTCATGACTACCTTAACGTATATCTTGATGAACATTGGCTTGATTCCACTTACAAATGGGGTAAACATACCTTGGACTACACCACCAATTATTTCTGGATTCCTTATAAGCGGCTGGCAAGGTGCTGTATGGCAAGTAATCGAAATGGGCTTAAGTGCTTTAATCTTCTACCCATTCTTCAAATTGGAAGATAACAAAGCTTACCAAATCGAAATGGGTCAAATCGAAGCTGATGAATCAGGCAACGTAGTAGCATAA
- a CDS encoding PTS sugar transporter subunit IIB encodes MADKTIMLVCAAGMSTSLLVSKMQKAAVAQGLDADIFAVSASEADAHLAKQKIDVLMLGPQVKYMKKQFEDKVAGTDTKMDVINMQDYGMMNGEKVLKTALTLMGE; translated from the coding sequence ATGGCAGACAAAACAATCATGTTAGTATGTGCAGCTGGGATGAGCACCAGCTTACTTGTATCAAAAATGCAAAAAGCGGCGGTGGCACAAGGATTGGACGCTGATATTTTCGCAGTATCCGCTTCAGAAGCAGACGCACATTTGGCTAAGCAAAAAATCGACGTCCTGATGTTGGGACCTCAAGTCAAATACATGAAGAAACAATTCGAAGATAAAGTTGCCGGCACTGACACAAAAATGGATGTCATCAACATGCAGGACTACGGCATGATGAACGGCGAAAAAGTATTGAAAACAGCTCTTACTTTAATGGGCGAATAA
- a CDS encoding PTS lactose/cellobiose transporter subunit IIA, whose protein sequence is MAEPKNLDVIMQLIMHGGDAKGNAIEAIEAAKAGDFALANEKISESEKALVEAHHAQTGLLTQEASGDAVELSLLMVHGQDHLMTSIAFKDLAKEIVEIYEKIAK, encoded by the coding sequence ATGGCAGAACCAAAAAACCTGGATGTCATCATGCAGTTGATCATGCATGGGGGCGATGCAAAAGGAAATGCGATTGAAGCGATCGAAGCGGCAAAAGCAGGAGACTTTGCATTAGCAAACGAAAAAATCAGTGAATCGGAAAAAGCATTGGTGGAAGCCCACCATGCGCAGACCGGTCTGTTGACACAAGAAGCATCAGGCGATGCAGTGGAATTGTCCTTATTGATGGTCCACGGACAAGATCACTTGATGACGTCCATAGCATTCAAAGACTTGGCGAAAGAAATCGTCGAAATCTATGAGAAAATCGCAAAATAG
- a CDS encoding glycoside hydrolase family 1 protein translates to MQHKKMKDFPEDFLWGSASAAYQVEGAWDEDGKGVSVWDTFVRIPGKTFKGTNGDVAVDHYHRFKEDVALMAEQGLKAYRFSIAWSRIFPHNMQEVNEKGLQFYDDLIDELLANHIEPVVTLYHWDIPQYLQDEYLGWESRQVIEDFTTYSETVFRRYGDRVNYWVTLNEQNVFISHGYLMATHPPAVKDPKRMYQANHHANLANASAIKKYRSLGFQGKIGPSFAYSPGYPIDARPENVLAAENFDELNAYFWMDVYAKGEYPSVIWNWLEENDLLPETLPEDFEVLKAGKPDFMGVNYYQTSTVAANPLDGIGVGTPNYSGEKGSTERGGTPGVFKEVLNPFVEKTNWDWDIDPVGLRIALRRINSRYGLPILITENGLGEYDKLEDGEIHDQYRIDYLNDHAKAVQEAITDGVTVLGYCTWSYTDLLSWLNGYQKRYGFVYVDRDEDSPKELKRYKKASYYWYKEVIEQNGKNLK, encoded by the coding sequence ATGCAACACAAAAAAATGAAGGATTTTCCGGAAGACTTTTTATGGGGCTCTGCCTCGGCCGCCTATCAAGTCGAAGGGGCTTGGGATGAAGATGGGAAAGGCGTATCTGTCTGGGATACCTTTGTCAGGATTCCTGGCAAGACTTTTAAAGGCACGAACGGGGATGTAGCGGTTGATCACTACCACCGGTTCAAAGAGGATGTTGCGCTGATGGCTGAACAAGGGCTGAAGGCTTACCGTTTCTCGATTGCGTGGAGCCGGATTTTCCCTCACAACATGCAGGAAGTGAACGAAAAAGGTCTGCAGTTCTATGACGATCTGATCGATGAATTGCTGGCGAATCATATTGAACCGGTTGTCACGTTGTATCATTGGGATATCCCGCAGTATCTGCAGGATGAATATCTGGGCTGGGAATCCCGTCAGGTAATCGAAGACTTTACAACTTATTCAGAAACCGTGTTCCGGAGATATGGTGATCGGGTCAACTATTGGGTAACATTGAATGAACAAAATGTCTTCATTTCCCATGGCTACTTGATGGCCACCCATCCGCCGGCAGTGAAAGATCCGAAACGGATGTACCAAGCCAACCATCATGCAAATTTAGCGAATGCATCGGCCATCAAAAAATACCGTTCGCTTGGATTTCAAGGGAAAATCGGTCCGAGTTTCGCTTATTCGCCAGGCTATCCTATTGATGCCCGGCCCGAGAATGTTTTGGCGGCGGAGAACTTCGATGAACTGAATGCTTATTTTTGGATGGATGTCTATGCCAAGGGGGAGTACCCTTCGGTCATCTGGAATTGGTTGGAAGAGAATGATTTGTTGCCCGAAACGCTTCCGGAAGATTTTGAGGTATTGAAAGCCGGTAAACCGGATTTCATGGGCGTGAATTATTATCAGACATCAACTGTTGCCGCAAACCCATTGGATGGCATCGGCGTCGGGACGCCGAACTATTCCGGTGAAAAGGGAAGTACGGAAAGAGGCGGGACTCCAGGCGTCTTCAAAGAAGTGCTGAATCCATTTGTCGAAAAAACCAATTGGGATTGGGATATCGATCCAGTTGGGCTACGGATTGCCTTGCGTCGGATCAACAGCCGCTACGGATTGCCGATATTGATAACCGAAAACGGATTGGGCGAATACGACAAGCTTGAAGACGGAGAAATCCATGACCAATACCGGATCGACTATTTGAACGACCATGCCAAAGCGGTTCAGGAAGCCATCACGGATGGGGTCACAGTGCTTGGCTACTGCACTTGGAGCTATACCGATCTTTTGAGCTGGTTGAATGGTTATCAAAAGCGCTATGGGTT